From Tissierellales bacterium:
CTTTTTCGATATAAGGGTAGTGCTGATCTGCTATAGCTTCATTTGGAGTGCATACAAAGCAACCTGATTTTGTAAGTTTTTTAGAGATGGCGAATATTCTTTTTACTTCATCAATGCTAAATATACTCTTGTGATAAACTTTCGTTCTAGAAGAATTTTCTATCCATGTTCCATTGTTACATGTATATATAATTTCTTCATCAAATTCTTTAAATATGTCGTGTATGCTAGGGAAAAATCGTCCACTGGCAACTGCTAATTTTATTCCGTTATCTAATACTTCTTTCAATACTGATTTTGTATATGGCGACAATTTACCTTCAGAATTCAATATAGTGCCGTCCATATCAGTTAAAATACCTTTTATCAAGCAAACCCAACTCCTTTTTTAATACGATTAACCATTATATTACCTTCTACCACTTTTACTATACCATGTATGTCAAGATTGTGAAAATAAAAAATAGAAGCAGGATAAACGATGAATTTATCAATATTCCATGTAGTATAATGAAGTGAAAGGTTCAGTTTTTGCAAAAACATTATGAAAGAGCTGGAGCTATACGATACAGAAAAAAGAATATAAAATGAAGATGTAATCGATTTCACATCAGAAATTGATTAAAGGAGTGGAGTATATGGATTTGAGTAAAAGACATTTGGAAGAGATTCAATTTTTACTTGGAGAGGATAGTTATGTAGATTATCAGACACTATCAGAGCGATTTAAAGTTAGTGAGAGAACTATTCGATACGATCTTGACAAAATTCAAGACTATCTTGATTATAGCGGGCTTGAAGGGCTCAAAAGAGATAGAGAAAGAGGAGTTTGTCTAGATAAAAATGAAGAACTTGATAAGAATCTAAAAACATTTTACAACACAGGCTATACCCCTCAATATTATTATTCAAGAGAAGAGCGCAGAAACCTAATATTTTTCAAATTACTTGAAAGTGAAGAACCACTCAATATTGGATACTTTCAAGACTATTTTGGACTTTCTAAAAACACTATATTGAAAGAACTGAACTATATAGAAGAAAAAGTTCAATCTTTCAATTTGAAATTGATAAGAAAGCCTAGAATTGGAATTTACATTGAAGGCAGGGAAATGGACAGGAGACGCGCAATATTAGACATAACGTATGGAAATGTCGATCTTGAAGAAATATTTAGCTATATGAATTTTAAAGTTGCAAGGAGTAAAATTAGTAACGTTAAATTCAACACATTGTTCTCAGATTTCGATATTGATTTTTTAAATGGACTTATAAGAATGGCAGAAAATAAATTGAAGCGAAATTTTACAGATGAGGGATATGGAAATCTTATAACACATATAGCCCTTATGATAAAGAGAATACAATTGCAAAAAGAAATTTGCCTTCCAGAGGTATCTCTTGAGGGAATTTGCAGTACTAAGGAATACAAAGTAGCACATGAAATGATATTAAAAATAGAGAGTACATTTCAGATAGAAGTTCCAAAGGATGAAATTTACTATATAGCTATGCATTTGCTTGGGACAAAGGTTACTGATAGCGAAAACGTTGAAGAAGACGAACTAATGGCAATTGCAAAAATTATGTTAGAAGATATAGAGACGCTCTATGGGGTGAGAGTAGAGAAAGATCGAATGGAAATGATTGAAAATCTAATCAGGCACATAAGACCATCACTATATAGAATTCAATATGGATTGAAACTTAAAAATCCAATGTTTGAGAGTATTTACAAGAATTACAAAGAACTATTTCATCACACTAGATGGGTGTGTAGACATCTTGAAGAGTATATAGGAAAAAACATAAATGATCATGAAATAGCTTATTTGACATTACATTTCGGGGCAGCTCTTGAAAGAGCAAAAAAATTACCACAAAAATCAAAGAAAAAAATAGTATTGTTTTGTGCAACAGGTTTAGGTACAGCGCAAATGCTTGCGACTCAAATATCAAACAAATTTGACTGTGAGGTAGTAAAGACATTATCTAGTAGACAAAAATATGAACTCAAAAATCTAGACTACGATGAAATTATATCTACAGTTGAAATTTCAGGTATGGAAAAAAGTGAGTATATCAAAGTTAATGCAATGCTTTTGCAGAAAGACTTGAAATATCTAGAGAAATATTTGAAGCCAAAATACAATCGCAAGGAAAGTGCAGTAGAGAAAAAGGTAAAGAAATTGATAGAGGCGACGCTAAAATATGCTGATATTTCAGATAAAGCTCAATTGGCTTATGATTTTTTGTATATTTTAAAGCAAAGTGATGAAAAACTGAAGATAGAGGAGAAGATTTACATGCTAAAAGACTTATTATGCCGAGAAACGATAAAATTAGGCGTAGCAGTGGCTGATTGGAAAGAGGCTATTAATGAAGGGGCTGATGTATTACTTGAAAAAAACTCGATAGAGAAGACATATGTAGAAGCTATATTTAATAACTTCGAGACGTTAGGTGCGTATATGGTAGTTGCTCCGGGGATAGTACTATCGCACGCAAGACCAGAAGATGGAGTGAATGACTTGTCAATGAGTCTTATAACATTGAAAGAGCCTGTGGAATTTGGAAGTGAGCTAAATGATCCGGTGAAACTTATAGTGACATTAGCAGCTAAAGACAGTACAAGCCATTTAAAGGCGTTGTCACAGCTTATGAACTTATTTATGGAAGGCGAAGATTTAGCTACAATAATGAAATCAAGTGATAAAAATGAAGTCTTAAAAATAATAAAAAAACATTCAAGAGAAGAAATTTAAGGAGGAAATAAAAATGAAAATATTGGTGTGTTGCGGATCAGGGCTTGGAAGTAGTTTTATGATTGAGATGAACATAAAAAACGTGCTAAAAGAACTTGGCGTAGAAGGAGTTAGTGTTGATCACTCAGATTTATCTAGTGCGGGTGGAATCAAAGCGGATTTTTACGTTGGAACTAGAGATATAGCTAGCAATTTAGAAGGGCTAGGAACAACTATTTCATTAAATAGCATGATAGATAAGGCCGAATTGAAGGAAAAGATTGAAAATGCACTTAAAGACAAGGGGATTCTATAGATAATATTATCTAATTTTATAAAGGGTCAAGGCATATTTTAAATTTGCCAAACAAGAGATAAAAAGGGGGAGCAGTAATTATGTTAAAATTGATACTCGATATTTTAAGTGTCCCGGCAATTCTAGTGGGTTTGATTGCATTAGTGGGATTGATTGCTCAAAAGAAACCATCATCAGATATTATTAAAGGAACTATTAAGACGATACTTGGATTTTTGGTACTTGGCGGTGGAGCTGGGATAGTAGTAGGAGCTCTATCTCATTTCGGAGTAATGTTTCAAGAAGGATTTGGCGTTAGTGGAGTTGTACCGAACAATGAAGCTGTAGTTGCAATGGCACTTGGCAAATACGGAACAGCTACTGCACTTATAATGGTATTTGGTATGCTTACAAACATATTGATTGCAAGATTTACAAAACTAAAATATATATTCCTCACAGGACACCATACTCTATACATGTCTTGTATGGTTGCAATCATATTGGTTGTCGGTGGTTTAAATGGAGTAGCACTTATAGCAGTTGGTTCAATAATAATGGGAATAATAATGGCAGTATTCCCAGCACTTGCTCAGCCAACTATGAAAAAAATAACAGGGACAGATGATGTTGCATTTGCGCATTTTGGAACGACAGGATATATACTAGCTGCATTTATAGGGAAGCTAGTTGGTAAAGGTTCCAAATCTACGGAGGAGATGGAGTTTCCAAAGGGTTTATCATTCCTTAGAGATAGCTCAGTAGCAATATCACTTACTATGGCTGTTTGTTACTTTGTAGTTGCAATAGCTAGTGGTTCGAATTATGTAGAGACAAACTTAAGTGGTGGACAAAACTTCTTAGTATTTTCATTAATACAGGCAATTACATTTGCTGGTGGAGTTTATATCATATTACAGGGTGTTAGACTAGTACTAGCTGAAATAGTTCCGGCATTTACAGGAATTTCCATGAAAATAGTACCAAATGCAAAACCAGCACTAGACTGCCCTGTAGTATTCCCATATGCTCCAAATGCAGTATTGATAGGATTCTTGTCAAGTTTCCTCGGTGGTATAGTTGGAATGTTTTTATTAGGTAGCTTGAATGCAGTAATCATACTACCAGGTGTTGTACCTCATTTCTTCTGTGGAGCGACTGCTGGAGTATTTGGAAATGCAACTGGTGGAAAGCGAGGCGCAATAATAGGTGCATTTGCACATGGATTATTGATTACATTCTTGCCAGTATTACTTATGCCAGTACTTGGAGATTTGGGATTCGCAGGAACAACATTCTCAGATGCTGACTTCGGAGTAGTTGGTATATTGCTTGGAAATATAATTAAACTCATAGGAGCATAGTGGTTGTATTAGCGGGGGGATTAAAGTGGAGAAATTTGAGATAGAGAAATTGAAAAAACTAGCGTTAGAGACTAGAAAAACGTGCATAGAAAC
This genomic window contains:
- a CDS encoding Cof-type HAD-IIB family hydrolase is translated as MIKGILTDMDGTILNSEGKLSPYTKSVLKEVLDNGIKLAVASGRFFPSIHDIFKEFDEEIIYTCNNGTWIENSSRTKVYHKSIFSIDEVKRIFAISKKLTKSGCFVCTPNEAIADQHYPYIEKEFKVSDARLIVVDDLFSIDEEITKITICVLEDINALSKSFKEELGDDYVVVISGDVWLDIIKKGASKANAFPILHDELGIKAEEMLIFGDYDNDIPMLKMSPNSFAMADA
- a CDS encoding BglG family transcription antiterminator, yielding MDLSKRHLEEIQFLLGEDSYVDYQTLSERFKVSERTIRYDLDKIQDYLDYSGLEGLKRDRERGVCLDKNEELDKNLKTFYNTGYTPQYYYSREERRNLIFFKLLESEEPLNIGYFQDYFGLSKNTILKELNYIEEKVQSFNLKLIRKPRIGIYIEGREMDRRRAILDITYGNVDLEEIFSYMNFKVARSKISNVKFNTLFSDFDIDFLNGLIRMAENKLKRNFTDEGYGNLITHIALMIKRIQLQKEICLPEVSLEGICSTKEYKVAHEMILKIESTFQIEVPKDEIYYIAMHLLGTKVTDSENVEEDELMAIAKIMLEDIETLYGVRVEKDRMEMIENLIRHIRPSLYRIQYGLKLKNPMFESIYKNYKELFHHTRWVCRHLEEYIGKNINDHEIAYLTLHFGAALERAKKLPQKSKKKIVLFCATGLGTAQMLATQISNKFDCEVVKTLSSRQKYELKNLDYDEIISTVEISGMEKSEYIKVNAMLLQKDLKYLEKYLKPKYNRKESAVEKKVKKLIEATLKYADISDKAQLAYDFLYILKQSDEKLKIEEKIYMLKDLLCRETIKLGVAVADWKEAINEGADVLLEKNSIEKTYVEAIFNNFETLGAYMVVAPGIVLSHARPEDGVNDLSMSLITLKEPVEFGSELNDPVKLIVTLAAKDSTSHLKALSQLMNLFMEGEDLATIMKSSDKNEVLKIIKKHSREEI
- a CDS encoding PTS sugar transporter subunit IIB; amino-acid sequence: MKILVCCGSGLGSSFMIEMNIKNVLKELGVEGVSVDHSDLSSAGGIKADFYVGTRDIASNLEGLGTTISLNSMIDKAELKEKIENALKDKGIL
- a CDS encoding PTS ascorbate transporter subunit IIC, producing the protein MLKLILDILSVPAILVGLIALVGLIAQKKPSSDIIKGTIKTILGFLVLGGGAGIVVGALSHFGVMFQEGFGVSGVVPNNEAVVAMALGKYGTATALIMVFGMLTNILIARFTKLKYIFLTGHHTLYMSCMVAIILVVGGLNGVALIAVGSIIMGIIMAVFPALAQPTMKKITGTDDVAFAHFGTTGYILAAFIGKLVGKGSKSTEEMEFPKGLSFLRDSSVAISLTMAVCYFVVAIASGSNYVETNLSGGQNFLVFSLIQAITFAGGVYIILQGVRLVLAEIVPAFTGISMKIVPNAKPALDCPVVFPYAPNAVLIGFLSSFLGGIVGMFLLGSLNAVIILPGVVPHFFCGATAGVFGNATGGKRGAIIGAFAHGLLITFLPVLLMPVLGDLGFAGTTFSDADFGVVGILLGNIIKLIGA